The sequence below is a genomic window from Calditrichota bacterium.
ATGGCAAAAAAGGCGCTTGAAAATCAGTATTATGGTATAAAAAAACTCATGCTGGTTACAGCCAAAAAAATTCCAAGCGATTGCTCTGTTTTGGTTATTGCCGGACCTCAAACCGATCTGATTCAAACAGAAACAGCTGCCATCAATGCCTATTTAAAAAAGGGCGGAAACGTCCTGGCCATGATCGATCCGACCCCGTCGGCCAGTTTAAAAGATCTTCTTGCACCGTGGGGTGTCGTACCCGATAATGACGTGGTGCTGGATGTATCGGGTGTGGGACAGTTATTTGGTGCCGGGCCGGCCATTCCTGTGATCAATAATTACGGTAATCACATGATTACAAAAGATTTAAAACGCATGATCACCGCATTTCCTTTAGCTCGTTCTCTTTCAAAAGACAAGACCATTGAAAAGAAAAACGACCTTACCATAGTTGACTTGTTGAAAACGGGTCCCAATAGCTGGGGCGAAACAGACCTTACGCTGTTTGAAAATCAGAAAAAAGCGGGCTATAATCCCGGCGTCGATAAAAAAGGACCTCTCACACTGGGTATGGTGGTTACAAAAGACGTTAAGGATTCCACAGGCACTCCTCTGGGTAAAAAGAAAAGCCGGTTGGTTGTGTACGGCGATTCGGATTTTGCCACGAATGCCTGGTTCCATTTTCAAAAAAATGGCGACCTGTTCCTGAATTCTGTAAATTGGCTGGCCGAAGAGCAAGATCTTGTTGCCATTCGTCCAAGAAGCCCCGAAGACAGACGAATTAACCTGACAAAAGCCCAGTCCAAACTTATTTTCTGGGTGGGTGTTGTCCTATTTCCATTAGCGATTGTTCTACTCGGCATTGGTGTTTATGCCAAACGGCGTTAAACGGGAGGAGGAAATAAACCCAAAATGAAAACCAAAAATACACTCATACTGCTGGTTATTCTCATTGCCATTTCGGCTTATGTGTATTTTTACGAAATCAAAGGGGGAGAGGAACGCAAAAAGGAAAAAGAGGCTGCCGCCGAACTGCTTCCGATCAAAAAGGATGATGTCAGTGAGGTCATTCTGGAGCGCCCGGCGGATCATGTGAGAATTCATGCAAAAAAAACAGACGACCAGTGGAAAATTATCGAACCGATCGAAACGGAAGGAGATAAATTCGCAATTGAAGGCCTTATTAATTCGGTCCTAAATTCAAAAGTGAACCGGGTTGTGGCCCACGATACAAGCTCTTTACAGGATTTTGGCTTAAAACCCCCGGAAGGAATTATCATTCTTTCAACAAAATCGGGTCAGCACGATACAATTTTTGTGGGCAGTAAAAACCCCACCGGCTCCTTTTTGTTTATTCGCAAGAATCATCAACCTGAGGTTGAGCTGACATCCACATCGATGTCTTACGAGGTAAAAAGAAACCTCTTTGATTTTAGGGATAAAACGGTTCTGAAGTTCGAAAAAGAAAATGTCGACAAACTGGATCTAAAGGTGCCCAAAGGCCATTATATTGTGGAAAAAACAGGGGAGTCGTGGATGATCACGTCACCCGTCCGAAAAAAAGCGGATAAAGCGGAAATAGGCAAACTACTGAACAAGGTCAAAAATGCCCGGGTTCGCAAATTTGTGGTCGAAAAGGCACCCTCCCTCGCAAAATACGGTCTTTCACATCCCAAATATGTGTTTACGGTTTTCCTAAAACCCAATCAATCCAGGAAAACCCTGCTTATTGGCAAAAAAGAGGACAAGGAGACCGTATATGCAAAGGATGATTCGCGAAATCCCATTATGAGTATTCCGAAAAGTGTTCCTGATGGATTGAATGTTTCACTGTTTGATTTGCGAGATAAGACTATTCTTCATTTTAAGCGGGAAAATCTATCTAAAATTGAATTAATTTATCCCGATTCAACGATTATCTGTCAAAAAGACACCAGCGGGAACTGGATGATTACATTTCCGGATTCGGCCAAAACAAAGAGCTGGAAAATGAGCTCACTCCTGTCCAGTTTAAAAAATCTAAAAGCAAAAGAATTCCCAGGAGAAGGAAAGAGGCTCTTTGCGCGTACCGGTTTGAAAAAGCCGCAGCTCATAGTCCGTCTGTATGATAAGGATGGAAAATTCGTGGAATCATTGCTTATCGGAAAAACTTACGATTCGAAAAAAACCTATGTTACAACTAAAGAGAAGAAAGAAGTATTCGGCGTTTCTACTAATGACCTCAAAAATATTAAGGTCCGTTTAGAAGATATTAAAGCCGATTAATTAGAATTGGAGGCTTATTGAATGGTAGTTCGTAAAGAAATTGAATTAGGGGGTCGCAAGCTCCTTATCGAAACAGGCAAAATGGCACGGCAGGCAGATGGAGCCGTTTGGGTGCAATACGGAGAAACGGCCATACTCGCAACGGCTGTTTCATCGGATAAACCGGTAACCGGAACGGATTTTATGCCGCTTTCCGTCGAATATCGTGAACGCGCCTATGCGGCCGGCAAAATTCCCGGCGGATTTTTTAAGAGAGAAGGCAAACCCAGCGAAAAGGAAGTGGTTAGTGCCCGATTAACGGACAGGCCCATTCGACCCCTTTTCCCGGATGATTACCGAAATGAAGTCCAGGTGATCATTTATGTTATTTCTGCAGACCAGGAGAACGATGCGGACATTCTGGGTCCCATCGGGGCATCCGCAGCACTATCTATTTCGGATATTCCCTTTCTGGGTCCTATTGCATCGGTTCGCGTGGGTAAAGTGAATGGTGAATACGTCATTAATCCTACGTTTGCACAATTGGAAGAGAGCGAGTTGGATGTTATTATTGCCGGCTCTTCCGACTCCATTGCAATGGTTGAAGGGTGGTCCAATGAGATTTCTGAAGAGGATATGCTTCAGGCTTTGGATTTTGGACACGAAGCCATTAAGAAAATCGTAGAGCTTCAGAACGAATTGGTTAAGGAAATCGGGAGACCAAAGCGGAGCTATGAACCCGCGGCTATTCCGGAGGAGCTGCAAAAAGAGGTCCGGGCCCGCGCCGAGTCCAAAATGGTTGAAATCGTTCAGATTGCCGAGAAAAAGGAACGAAGTACGGCCATCAAAACACTGGTGGAAGAAATTGCCCAGTCCCTGGAAGAAACCTTTCCCGATGCTTCAGGAATGATTGCCGCAGTCGTGGGAGACATCGAGAAGGAGATTATGCGGAAGAATATTCTGGAGAAGGGAAAACGTCTGGACGGCCGTTCCCTCAAAGATATTCGTCCGATTACCTGCGAAATTGGTTTAATTCCGCGGGCACACGGTTCAGCCTTATTTACCCGAGGCCAAACACAAAGTCTCTCGGCAACAACACTCGGTACCAAAATGGATGAACAAAAGATTGAGGGGCTTGAAGGCGGCACGTGGAAACGGTACATGCTTCACTATAATTTCCCGCCCTTTTCCGTGGGTGAAGTGAAACCTATGCGAGGACCGGGTCGAAGAGAAATCGGGCACGGGCAGTTGGCGGAACGGGCTCTAAAACCGGTTATCCCGGATGATACGGAATTCCCCTACACCATTCGAATTGTTTCCGATATTATGGAATCCAACGGATCGTCCTCGATGGCCACTGTTTGTGCGGGATCGTTGTCTTTGATGGATGCCGGTGTTCCTGTAAAAGCGGCCGTTGCCGGAATTGCTATGGGATTAATCAAGGAAAATGACAAGGTCGCCATTTTAACGGATATTCTCGGCGATGAAGATCACATGGGCGATATGGACTTCAAGGTTGCCGGTACGTCTGAGGGAATTACCGCTTTCCAAATGGACATTAAGATAAAAGGGATTTCATTTGAGATTATGCGTGAAGCCCTACAACAGGCCAGGGAGGCCCGATTGCAGATTCTGGAGATTATGAATCAGACCATTGATCATCCCAGAGATGCAATTTCCAAATATGCACCGCGAATCATGTCTATTCAGGTTCCTGTGGATACCATTGGTGCAATTATCGGCCCCGGAGGAAAGACCATCCGCGAAATCATCGATAAAACCGGTGTTACAATTGATATTGATGATGACGGAAAGGTCACCATTGCCTCGGCGGATATGGAAGCCGCAGAAGAGGCCAAGCGCATTGTGCAATCCTATTCGGAGGTTCCCGAGGAAGGAAAAGTTTACAAGGGAAAGGTCAAGAAAATTCTGAATTTTGGGGCCATTGTGGAAATTCTGCCGGGTAAGGAAGGACTGCTCCACATTTCAGAATTGGAATACCACCGTGTGAATAAGGTAGAAGATATTCTGCACGTGGGGGATATGGTAGAGGTGAAGCTCTTAAAGGTTGAAAGAGACGGAAAACTGGATCTCAGCCGAAAAGCGCTTCTCGAAAAACCTGAAGGATATGTGGAACAGCAGCGGCCCTCTTTCCGATCGAGCAATGGTCAACGGCGCAGAAGTGACGTAAATCGAAACAGCAAAAGACGCTGATTTGTTCGCAAACAGCAAAAACGTTAATGAAGGCTCACTTTACCGAAAAACCGTTCTACCCAATGGCCTTCGCGTAATTTCTGAAAAAATCCCTTATGTTCGCTCAGTCTCAATCGGATTGTGGATTGAGGCTGGCACCAGGGATGAGCCGGCTCAGAAAAATGGCATTGCTCATTTTCTTGAACACATGGTTTTTAAGGGCACAAAGACCCGATCCGCCTTTAAACTGGCCGATACGCTGGAAGCACTGGGGGGTGCTCTTAATGCCTTTACAGGAAAGGAATTGACTTCCTTTTATGCTCATGTTCTTGATGAGCATCTGGAGGTGGCCGTGGATATTCTGGCGGATCTTCTTGAAAATCCGTTACTTGACCCGCAGGATATAGAAAAAGAAAAGAATGTTGTGATTGAAGAAATCAGGGACCTGGAAGATGCGCCCGATGATCTTATTTTTGATTACTTTTTTCAGGATATATTTTCAAACCACCCACTGAGTTTTCCCATATTGGGACAGGAAAAAATTGTAAGGGAGTTTGAACGCCGCGATTTAATCGAATTCAAAGAGAATAACTACACATCAAATCGCATTATTATTGCAGCAGCCGGAAATATTGACCATCAACAATTGGTCGATCTTGCAGGCAAGTATTTTTCCGGTATTAAAACCACCAGTCAAAGAGAATTATTGGCACTTCCCGAAGAAAGGCCTGAGCGTCATATCAGAACATACCGCGCGCAACAGGCCCATGTGTGTATGGGATGCCGGACCGTACCCTATTCGGCGCCCGAAAAATATCCGCTTCTTCTTGTCAATACCATTCTGGGGGCCGGAATGAGTTCCCGTCTCTTTCAAACCCTTCGGGAAAAATACGGTCTGGTTTATTCCGTTTTTTCATTTACTGATTTTTTTATGGATACAGGTGTATTTGGAATCTACTTTGGAACAGACAAGGGCAATATTGATCAGGCAATTGAATTGACTGCCAATGAATTTAATCGATTACTGAATAAAGAACTTCAAGAAGATGAATTAGCCAAACGGCAGTCTCAGTTAAAGGGGAATTTATTGCTTGGTCTTGAGTCCACATCGAACCGGATGGAACGCCTCGCCAAAATGGAAATCTATTTTCAGGGGTTTCAAACTTTGGATGATGTCATTCAATCGATTAATGAGGTGACGTTGGAAGACATATTCGATGTGGCCGAAAGCTATTTTAACTCACACAGAATTTATCAAACCATTATTCGACCACAGTAAGCATTTGATTTTGCAATGGGCAAGTGCAACTGTTTGAGTTGTTTGGGTGTTCTTGGTATCTGCGCTTTTTTGCGGATATGGGACAAAAGAAACTAAATAACTAATGGAAGGAATTGAAAAATGATAATAGGTGTACCAAAGGAAATCAAACCCGATGAGTATCGCGTTTCAATGCTTCCGGTTGGCGTTGAAACATTGCGTAAAAACGGACATACGGTTTTGGTTGAAAAATCAGCAGGTGAGGGAAGCGGTTTTTCGGATACCGATTACAAACAGGCCGGCGCCGAAATCCTCAATTCCCCCGAAGAGGTTTATTCAAAAGCGGATATGATTGTAAAAGTAAAAGAACCGCTTCCCAGTGAATATGAACTTATAAAGGAAGATCAGATTCTTTTCACGTACTTTCACTTCGCTGCATCAGAGAAACTGACCAAAGCCATAATCAAAACAAATGCCATTGCCGTGGCCTATGAAACGGTTGAACTACCCGATCATTCCCTTCCTTTATTGATTCCAATGAGCGAAGTGGCCGGAAGGATGTCCGTTCAGGAAGGGGCAAAATACCTGGAAAAGAAGATGGGGGGCAGGGGAGTTCTTCTGGCGGGTGTTCCGGGCGTTGAACCCGCAACGGTTGTCATCCTGGGGGGAGGGATTGTGGGCACAAATGCGGCAAAAATGGCAGCCGGACTCGGTGCCACTGTCTACATTCTGGACATCAATCTTGACCGCCTGCGCTATCTTGACGACGTGATGCCCAAAAATGTGATTACCCTCATGTCCAATCTTTACAATATCCGGGAGCTTCTTGCGAAAGCCGATTTATTGATTGGTGCGGTGTTAATTCCGGGGGCAAAAGCGCCCAAATTGGTGACTCGCGATATGTTGAAACTAATGAAACCCCGCTCTGTGCTGGTGGATGTTGCCATCGACCAGGGAGGATGTATTGAAACGGTCCATCCCACAACGCATCACGATCCCATTTACGTGATTGACGATATCATTCATTACAGCGTGGCCAATATGCCGGGTGCCGTTCCCCGCACATCAACCATTGCCTTAACCAACGCGACACTTCCTTATGCCGTAAAATTGGCCAATATGGGAATTGAAGCTATTCGGGAAGACGAAGCGCTTAAAAAGGGTTTGAATATTTTCAAGGGAAAAGTCACCTACAAAAACGTGGCGGAAGCCTTTAATTTACCCTATGTTCCTGTAAATGACGTTCTCTAAAAAAACGTATCACAATATTTACATTCTGACGTACCATCATGTCTGTAGTGAATGGCTGCCGAGTGCAGCCCGTGTCACTCCGGAGCAATTCAAAATGCACATCCAGATCCTTAAAAGTCTGGGTGTGCATTTTTTTTCTTTAAACGATTTGATCGATCTTCCCGAAAACTCACCGCAAAAACGAGTCGCCATTACTTTTGACGATGGGTTTTCCTGCCTTTACAAGCATGCTTTTCCCGTTCTGGAAGAGGAAAAAATTCCGGCAACGATCTTTTTGGTGACGGATTTCATCGGCAAAAAAAGTACCTGGGATGTTAATTTTGGGATTCACAGAGCCAGGCACCTTTCCTGGTCGGAGATAATTGAGATGAAAAAATACGGGATTTCTTTTGGCTCCCACACACACCGGCATATTGATCTCGCCGGGAGCTCCCAAAACCAAATTCGGGAAGATTTGAAACGCTCAAAGTCATTATTAGAAGATGAATTAGGAGAATTCCTTCATCTGCTGGCGTACCCCTTTGGGCGCTCATCACAACGCGCAAAAGACGTTTTAAGGGAACTTAATTTTAGGGCGGCCTTTTCGTTGTATCCGGATTCCCAATTTTCAGATGTTTTGCAGATTCCACGATACGGCGTTTACTTGTTTGACCATAAACATTTCTTAAAAGCCAAAATGGATGAAAATTGGCTTGCACCTATTGAAAAGTCTAAACTCAAAATTATTAATTTCTTATCTGTAGGAACGATTTTGACAAAAAAGATAACTCAGGAAAAAAACTCTTGATATTTTAGTAAAAATTTATTATTCTATTAAGGTTAATGAAATAACCTTATGCAAAATAGGCCTATAAAAAAACTCTATTATTCGATAAGCGAAGTCAGTGAGCTCACAAATCTGAAGCAGCATGTACTTCGCTACTGGGAAACAGAATTTCCCGATTTGAAACCGTCTAAAAACCGGGCGGGAAACAGGATATATCGCCCAAA
It includes:
- a CDS encoding insulinase family protein produces the protein MFANSKNVNEGSLYRKTVLPNGLRVISEKIPYVRSVSIGLWIEAGTRDEPAQKNGIAHFLEHMVFKGTKTRSAFKLADTLEALGGALNAFTGKELTSFYAHVLDEHLEVAVDILADLLENPLLDPQDIEKEKNVVIEEIRDLEDAPDDLIFDYFFQDIFSNHPLSFPILGQEKIVREFERRDLIEFKENNYTSNRIIIAAAGNIDHQQLVDLAGKYFSGIKTTSQRELLALPEERPERHIRTYRAQQAHVCMGCRTVPYSAPEKYPLLLVNTILGAGMSSRLFQTLREKYGLVYSVFSFTDFFMDTGVFGIYFGTDKGNIDQAIELTANEFNRLLNKELQEDELAKRQSQLKGNLLLGLESTSNRMERLAKMEIYFQGFQTLDDVIQSINEVTLEDIFDVAESYFNSHRIYQTIIRPQ
- the pnp gene encoding polyribonucleotide nucleotidyltransferase, which produces MVVRKEIELGGRKLLIETGKMARQADGAVWVQYGETAILATAVSSDKPVTGTDFMPLSVEYRERAYAAGKIPGGFFKREGKPSEKEVVSARLTDRPIRPLFPDDYRNEVQVIIYVISADQENDADILGPIGASAALSISDIPFLGPIASVRVGKVNGEYVINPTFAQLEESELDVIIAGSSDSIAMVEGWSNEISEEDMLQALDFGHEAIKKIVELQNELVKEIGRPKRSYEPAAIPEELQKEVRARAESKMVEIVQIAEKKERSTAIKTLVEEIAQSLEETFPDASGMIAAVVGDIEKEIMRKNILEKGKRLDGRSLKDIRPITCEIGLIPRAHGSALFTRGQTQSLSATTLGTKMDEQKIEGLEGGTWKRYMLHYNFPPFSVGEVKPMRGPGRREIGHGQLAERALKPVIPDDTEFPYTIRIVSDIMESNGSSSMATVCAGSLSLMDAGVPVKAAVAGIAMGLIKENDKVAILTDILGDEDHMGDMDFKVAGTSEGITAFQMDIKIKGISFEIMREALQQAREARLQILEIMNQTIDHPRDAISKYAPRIMSIQVPVDTIGAIIGPGGKTIREIIDKTGVTIDIDDDGKVTIASADMEAAEEAKRIVQSYSEVPEEGKVYKGKVKKILNFGAIVEILPGKEGLLHISELEYHRVNKVEDILHVGDMVEVKLLKVERDGKLDLSRKALLEKPEGYVEQQRPSFRSSNGQRRRSDVNRNSKRR
- the ald gene encoding alanine dehydrogenase, which translates into the protein MIIGVPKEIKPDEYRVSMLPVGVETLRKNGHTVLVEKSAGEGSGFSDTDYKQAGAEILNSPEEVYSKADMIVKVKEPLPSEYELIKEDQILFTYFHFAASEKLTKAIIKTNAIAVAYETVELPDHSLPLLIPMSEVAGRMSVQEGAKYLEKKMGGRGVLLAGVPGVEPATVVILGGGIVGTNAAKMAAGLGATVYILDINLDRLRYLDDVMPKNVITLMSNLYNIRELLAKADLLIGAVLIPGAKAPKLVTRDMLKLMKPRSVLVDVAIDQGGCIETVHPTTHHDPIYVIDDIIHYSVANMPGAVPRTSTIALTNATLPYAVKLANMGIEAIREDEALKKGLNIFKGKVTYKNVAEAFNLPYVPVNDVL
- a CDS encoding GldG family protein, which gives rise to MKRFVDYSGILGLLLLIAGGLIYVITTTSSWLITTFLILGALLLLVYIVGNIGNIQNYFSKRSTKYGTNAVVTSLIVLAILLLVNFVAFRHTIRIDTTANHQYSLSEQTQKILKHLKKDVHVIGFFKSEENQRAKDLFEEYAHLSSKFSYELVDPDKRPAIARKYGRITYGTIIVEGPSKVERIKKTTEEELTNAIIKVTREGKKWIYFLEGHGEHDIDQDMAGETGRSGMAMAKKALENQYYGIKKLMLVTAKKIPSDCSVLVIAGPQTDLIQTETAAINAYLKKGGNVLAMIDPTPSASLKDLLAPWGVVPDNDVVLDVSGVGQLFGAGPAIPVINNYGNHMITKDLKRMITAFPLARSLSKDKTIEKKNDLTIVDLLKTGPNSWGETDLTLFENQKKAGYNPGVDKKGPLTLGMVVTKDVKDSTGTPLGKKKSRLVVYGDSDFATNAWFHFQKNGDLFLNSVNWLAEEQDLVAIRPRSPEDRRINLTKAQSKLIFWVGVVLFPLAIVLLGIGVYAKRR
- a CDS encoding polysaccharide deacetylase family protein, which codes for MTFSKKTYHNIYILTYHHVCSEWLPSAARVTPEQFKMHIQILKSLGVHFFSLNDLIDLPENSPQKRVAITFDDGFSCLYKHAFPVLEEEKIPATIFLVTDFIGKKSTWDVNFGIHRARHLSWSEIIEMKKYGISFGSHTHRHIDLAGSSQNQIREDLKRSKSLLEDELGEFLHLLAYPFGRSSQRAKDVLRELNFRAAFSLYPDSQFSDVLQIPRYGVYLFDHKHFLKAKMDENWLAPIEKSKLKIINFLSVGTILTKKITQEKNS
- a CDS encoding DUF4340 domain-containing protein, producing the protein MKTKNTLILLVILIAISAYVYFYEIKGGEERKKEKEAAAELLPIKKDDVSEVILERPADHVRIHAKKTDDQWKIIEPIETEGDKFAIEGLINSVLNSKVNRVVAHDTSSLQDFGLKPPEGIIILSTKSGQHDTIFVGSKNPTGSFLFIRKNHQPEVELTSTSMSYEVKRNLFDFRDKTVLKFEKENVDKLDLKVPKGHYIVEKTGESWMITSPVRKKADKAEIGKLLNKVKNARVRKFVVEKAPSLAKYGLSHPKYVFTVFLKPNQSRKTLLIGKKEDKETVYAKDDSRNPIMSIPKSVPDGLNVSLFDLRDKTILHFKRENLSKIELIYPDSTIICQKDTSGNWMITFPDSAKTKSWKMSSLLSSLKNLKAKEFPGEGKRLFARTGLKKPQLIVRLYDKDGKFVESLLIGKTYDSKKTYVTTKEKKEVFGVSTNDLKNIKVRLEDIKAD